Proteins from one Malania oleifera isolate guangnan ecotype guangnan chromosome 4, ASM2987363v1, whole genome shotgun sequence genomic window:
- the LOC131153395 gene encoding uncharacterized protein LOC131153395 isoform X1: MCSSPFPSPLVLPTNRRSFLRSIRTDVSIFNSLKASLDHHRSRKHRLRLAASVAERNLGFSWFAPDNRGNDDCGGWAIVESPVEKKTGKKRLPTFVFGVIGISVTALIAAMAHFSMTRKGFKFQFSSALHALPGLLMHDEIKANGTEKAETDGSDVEALVLETNPDYRCNATSDTVSSAAVEKLERVIIPVAVDSTQQEALLVLKKLKIIEENVKADELCTRREYARWLVQANSLLERNPKHRIVPSVLLSGFIVAAFDDVSIFDPDFWSIQALAEAGVIPSKLSVMNPNSDLDALKGERGVYFFPERFVSRQDLINWKAQLEYELVPGVEEKIVKAKVDFMDVREVSLNASPELFVDIMAGDSSILRKVFGQSKRFQPKKPSTKAQAVVAVASGRMTESIYAELSRLEAENSSRKAEMEEIRLELLGKGDIQSFWDEKLEKEMARGLEVERAYIASVHNLELEKIVQENNLAKYLKEKAAIDCQRQLLLSLREEVSEMSERLAWEKANYIAEQRKLQDMHSDLQTKWEGMWDAKSLLEAEKEAVRILRSWVEDEARKNQARAKVLEEVGRRWKWESQA; the protein is encoded by the exons ATGTGCTCCTCTCCATTTCCTTCTCCCCTAGTACTTCCCACCAACCGTCGCTCTTTCTTGCGCAGTATTCGCACTGATGTTTCCATTTTCAATTCATTGAAGGCGTCTCTAGATCATCACAGATCCAGAAAACATAGACTTCGTTTGGCTGCGTCCGTTGCTGAGAGAAACCTCGGGTTCTCGTGGTTTGCTCCGGACAATCGGGGAAATGATGACTGCGGCGGTTGGGCAATTGTTGAGTCTCCTGTTGAGAAGAAGACGGGAAAGAAGA GATTGCCTACATTTGTGTTTGGGGTTATTGGGATTTCAGTTACAGCTCTAATTGCAGCCATGGCTCACTTCTCAATGACAAGAAAAG GTTTTAAGTTTCAGTTTAGTAGTGCATTGCATGCTTTGCCCGGTTTATTAATGCATGATGAAATTAAAGCCAATGGGACCGAAAAAGCGGAGACTGATGGATCTGATGTGGAAGCCTTGGTTTTAGAGACAAACCCAGACTATAGATGTAATGCAACAAGTGACACTGTGTCATCAG CAGCTGTGGAGAAACTTGAACGTGTTATAATTCCAGTTGCTGTGGATTCTACTCAACAAGAAGCTCTACTGGTTCTTAAGAAACTGAAG ATCATTGAAGAAAATGTCAAGGCAGATGAATTGTGCACTAGAAGGGAGTATGCAAGGTGGTTGGTTCAAGCAAATTCATTATTGGAAAG AAATCCCAAGCACAGGATTGTTCCATCTGTTTTACTTTCTGGGTTCATTGTTGCTGCATTTGATGATGTGAGCATCTTCGACCCAGATTTTTGGTCTATTCAAG CTCTAGCAGAGGCCGGTGTCATTCCCAGCAAGCTATCAGTAATGAACCCCAATTCTGATCTGGATGCTTTAAAAGGTGAACGAGGTGTCTATTTTTTCCCAGAAAG GTTCGTATCTCGACAGGATCTGATAAACTGGAAAGCCCAGCTGGAGTATGAATTGGTGCCAGGAGTAGAAGAAAAG ATAGTTAAAGCAAAAGTCGACTTTATGGATGTGAGGGAGGTCAGTTTAAATGCATCACCAGAACTTTTTGTGGATATCATGGCGGGTGACAGTAGCATACTCAGAAAAGTTTttg GACAGAGCAAGCGGTTTCAACCAAAGAAACCTTCCACAAAAGCACAAGCAGTGGTGGCAGTAGCCAGTGGCAGGATGACAGAATCAATATATGCTGAGCTGTCACGACTTGAAGCTGAGAACTCTTCTAGGAAAGCTGAGATGGAAGAAATTAGGCTTGAGTTGCTTGGCAAAGGAGATATACAAAGCTTTTGGGATGAGAAGCTGGAAAAAGAGATGGCCCGTGGTTTAGAAGTGGAGAGGGCTTACATTGCTTCTGTGCATAATTTGGAACTGGAGAAGATTGTTCAGGAGAATAATCTTGCCAAGTATTTGAAGGAGAAGGCAGCTATTGACTGCCAGAGGCAACTGCTTCTCAGTCTCCGGGAAGAAGTGAGTGAAATGTCAGAAAGGCTTGCATGGGAGAAGGCTAATTATATAGCTGAGCAGCGTAAATTGCAGGATATGCATAGTGATTTACAGACCAAGTGGGAAGGTATGTGGGATGCAAAATCTCTGTTGGAAGCTGAGAAAGAAGCTGTACGAATTCTAAG ATCTTGGGTAGAAGATGAAGCGAGGAAAAACCAAGCTCGTGCGAAGGTTCTCGAGGAAGTCGGACGAAGGTGGAAATGGGAGAGCCAAGCATAG
- the LOC131153395 gene encoding uncharacterized protein LOC131153395 isoform X2, with product MCSSPFPSPLVLPTNRRSFLRSIRTDVSIFNSLKASLDHHRSRKHRLRLAASVAERNLGFSWFAPDNRGNDDCGGWAIVESPVEKKTGKKRLPTFVFGVIGISVTALIAAMAHFSMTRKGFKFQFSSALHALPGLLMHDEIKANGTEKAETDGSDVEALVLETNPDYRCNATSDTVSSAVEKLERVIIPVAVDSTQQEALLVLKKLKIIEENVKADELCTRREYARWLVQANSLLERNPKHRIVPSVLLSGFIVAAFDDVSIFDPDFWSIQALAEAGVIPSKLSVMNPNSDLDALKGERGVYFFPERFVSRQDLINWKAQLEYELVPGVEEKIVKAKVDFMDVREVSLNASPELFVDIMAGDSSILRKVFGQSKRFQPKKPSTKAQAVVAVASGRMTESIYAELSRLEAENSSRKAEMEEIRLELLGKGDIQSFWDEKLEKEMARGLEVERAYIASVHNLELEKIVQENNLAKYLKEKAAIDCQRQLLLSLREEVSEMSERLAWEKANYIAEQRKLQDMHSDLQTKWEGMWDAKSLLEAEKEAVRILRSWVEDEARKNQARAKVLEEVGRRWKWESQA from the exons ATGTGCTCCTCTCCATTTCCTTCTCCCCTAGTACTTCCCACCAACCGTCGCTCTTTCTTGCGCAGTATTCGCACTGATGTTTCCATTTTCAATTCATTGAAGGCGTCTCTAGATCATCACAGATCCAGAAAACATAGACTTCGTTTGGCTGCGTCCGTTGCTGAGAGAAACCTCGGGTTCTCGTGGTTTGCTCCGGACAATCGGGGAAATGATGACTGCGGCGGTTGGGCAATTGTTGAGTCTCCTGTTGAGAAGAAGACGGGAAAGAAGA GATTGCCTACATTTGTGTTTGGGGTTATTGGGATTTCAGTTACAGCTCTAATTGCAGCCATGGCTCACTTCTCAATGACAAGAAAAG GTTTTAAGTTTCAGTTTAGTAGTGCATTGCATGCTTTGCCCGGTTTATTAATGCATGATGAAATTAAAGCCAATGGGACCGAAAAAGCGGAGACTGATGGATCTGATGTGGAAGCCTTGGTTTTAGAGACAAACCCAGACTATAGATGTAATGCAACAAGTGACACTGTGTCATCAG CTGTGGAGAAACTTGAACGTGTTATAATTCCAGTTGCTGTGGATTCTACTCAACAAGAAGCTCTACTGGTTCTTAAGAAACTGAAG ATCATTGAAGAAAATGTCAAGGCAGATGAATTGTGCACTAGAAGGGAGTATGCAAGGTGGTTGGTTCAAGCAAATTCATTATTGGAAAG AAATCCCAAGCACAGGATTGTTCCATCTGTTTTACTTTCTGGGTTCATTGTTGCTGCATTTGATGATGTGAGCATCTTCGACCCAGATTTTTGGTCTATTCAAG CTCTAGCAGAGGCCGGTGTCATTCCCAGCAAGCTATCAGTAATGAACCCCAATTCTGATCTGGATGCTTTAAAAGGTGAACGAGGTGTCTATTTTTTCCCAGAAAG GTTCGTATCTCGACAGGATCTGATAAACTGGAAAGCCCAGCTGGAGTATGAATTGGTGCCAGGAGTAGAAGAAAAG ATAGTTAAAGCAAAAGTCGACTTTATGGATGTGAGGGAGGTCAGTTTAAATGCATCACCAGAACTTTTTGTGGATATCATGGCGGGTGACAGTAGCATACTCAGAAAAGTTTttg GACAGAGCAAGCGGTTTCAACCAAAGAAACCTTCCACAAAAGCACAAGCAGTGGTGGCAGTAGCCAGTGGCAGGATGACAGAATCAATATATGCTGAGCTGTCACGACTTGAAGCTGAGAACTCTTCTAGGAAAGCTGAGATGGAAGAAATTAGGCTTGAGTTGCTTGGCAAAGGAGATATACAAAGCTTTTGGGATGAGAAGCTGGAAAAAGAGATGGCCCGTGGTTTAGAAGTGGAGAGGGCTTACATTGCTTCTGTGCATAATTTGGAACTGGAGAAGATTGTTCAGGAGAATAATCTTGCCAAGTATTTGAAGGAGAAGGCAGCTATTGACTGCCAGAGGCAACTGCTTCTCAGTCTCCGGGAAGAAGTGAGTGAAATGTCAGAAAGGCTTGCATGGGAGAAGGCTAATTATATAGCTGAGCAGCGTAAATTGCAGGATATGCATAGTGATTTACAGACCAAGTGGGAAGGTATGTGGGATGCAAAATCTCTGTTGGAAGCTGAGAAAGAAGCTGTACGAATTCTAAG ATCTTGGGTAGAAGATGAAGCGAGGAAAAACCAAGCTCGTGCGAAGGTTCTCGAGGAAGTCGGACGAAGGTGGAAATGGGAGAGCCAAGCATAG
- the LOC131153395 gene encoding uncharacterized protein LOC131153395 isoform X3, giving the protein MCSSPFPSPLVLPTNRRSFLRSIRTDVSIFNSLKASLDHHRSRKHRLRLAASVAERNLGFSWFAPDNRGNDDCGGWAIVESPVEKKTGKKRLPTFVFGVIGISVTALIAAMAHFSMTRKGFKFQFSSALHALPGLLMHDEIKANGTEKAETDGSDVEALVLETNPDYRCNATSDTVSSAAVEKLERVIIPVAVDSTQQEALLVLKKLKIIEENVKADELCTRREYARWLVQANSLLERNPKHRIVPSVLLSGFIVAAFDDVSIFDPDFWSIQEAGVIPSKLSVMNPNSDLDALKGERGVYFFPERFVSRQDLINWKAQLEYELVPGVEEKIVKAKVDFMDVREVSLNASPELFVDIMAGDSSILRKVFGQSKRFQPKKPSTKAQAVVAVASGRMTESIYAELSRLEAENSSRKAEMEEIRLELLGKGDIQSFWDEKLEKEMARGLEVERAYIASVHNLELEKIVQENNLAKYLKEKAAIDCQRQLLLSLREEVSEMSERLAWEKANYIAEQRKLQDMHSDLQTKWEGMWDAKSLLEAEKEAVRILRSWVEDEARKNQARAKVLEEVGRRWKWESQA; this is encoded by the exons ATGTGCTCCTCTCCATTTCCTTCTCCCCTAGTACTTCCCACCAACCGTCGCTCTTTCTTGCGCAGTATTCGCACTGATGTTTCCATTTTCAATTCATTGAAGGCGTCTCTAGATCATCACAGATCCAGAAAACATAGACTTCGTTTGGCTGCGTCCGTTGCTGAGAGAAACCTCGGGTTCTCGTGGTTTGCTCCGGACAATCGGGGAAATGATGACTGCGGCGGTTGGGCAATTGTTGAGTCTCCTGTTGAGAAGAAGACGGGAAAGAAGA GATTGCCTACATTTGTGTTTGGGGTTATTGGGATTTCAGTTACAGCTCTAATTGCAGCCATGGCTCACTTCTCAATGACAAGAAAAG GTTTTAAGTTTCAGTTTAGTAGTGCATTGCATGCTTTGCCCGGTTTATTAATGCATGATGAAATTAAAGCCAATGGGACCGAAAAAGCGGAGACTGATGGATCTGATGTGGAAGCCTTGGTTTTAGAGACAAACCCAGACTATAGATGTAATGCAACAAGTGACACTGTGTCATCAG CAGCTGTGGAGAAACTTGAACGTGTTATAATTCCAGTTGCTGTGGATTCTACTCAACAAGAAGCTCTACTGGTTCTTAAGAAACTGAAG ATCATTGAAGAAAATGTCAAGGCAGATGAATTGTGCACTAGAAGGGAGTATGCAAGGTGGTTGGTTCAAGCAAATTCATTATTGGAAAG AAATCCCAAGCACAGGATTGTTCCATCTGTTTTACTTTCTGGGTTCATTGTTGCTGCATTTGATGATGTGAGCATCTTCGACCCAGATTTTTGGTCTATTCAAG AGGCCGGTGTCATTCCCAGCAAGCTATCAGTAATGAACCCCAATTCTGATCTGGATGCTTTAAAAGGTGAACGAGGTGTCTATTTTTTCCCAGAAAG GTTCGTATCTCGACAGGATCTGATAAACTGGAAAGCCCAGCTGGAGTATGAATTGGTGCCAGGAGTAGAAGAAAAG ATAGTTAAAGCAAAAGTCGACTTTATGGATGTGAGGGAGGTCAGTTTAAATGCATCACCAGAACTTTTTGTGGATATCATGGCGGGTGACAGTAGCATACTCAGAAAAGTTTttg GACAGAGCAAGCGGTTTCAACCAAAGAAACCTTCCACAAAAGCACAAGCAGTGGTGGCAGTAGCCAGTGGCAGGATGACAGAATCAATATATGCTGAGCTGTCACGACTTGAAGCTGAGAACTCTTCTAGGAAAGCTGAGATGGAAGAAATTAGGCTTGAGTTGCTTGGCAAAGGAGATATACAAAGCTTTTGGGATGAGAAGCTGGAAAAAGAGATGGCCCGTGGTTTAGAAGTGGAGAGGGCTTACATTGCTTCTGTGCATAATTTGGAACTGGAGAAGATTGTTCAGGAGAATAATCTTGCCAAGTATTTGAAGGAGAAGGCAGCTATTGACTGCCAGAGGCAACTGCTTCTCAGTCTCCGGGAAGAAGTGAGTGAAATGTCAGAAAGGCTTGCATGGGAGAAGGCTAATTATATAGCTGAGCAGCGTAAATTGCAGGATATGCATAGTGATTTACAGACCAAGTGGGAAGGTATGTGGGATGCAAAATCTCTGTTGGAAGCTGAGAAAGAAGCTGTACGAATTCTAAG ATCTTGGGTAGAAGATGAAGCGAGGAAAAACCAAGCTCGTGCGAAGGTTCTCGAGGAAGTCGGACGAAGGTGGAAATGGGAGAGCCAAGCATAG
- the LOC131153395 gene encoding uncharacterized protein LOC131153395 isoform X4, protein MCSSPFPSPLVLPTNRRSFLRSIRTDVSIFNSLKASLDHHRSRKHRLRLAASVAERNLGFSWFAPDNRGNDDCGGWAIVESPVEKKTGKKRLPTFVFGVIGISVTALIAAMAHFSMTRKGFKFQFSSALHALPGLLMHDEIKANGTEKAETDGSDVEALVLETNPDYRCNATSDTVSSAVEKLERVIIPVAVDSTQQEALLVLKKLKIIEENVKADELCTRREYARWLVQANSLLERNPKHRIVPSVLLSGFIVAAFDDVSIFDPDFWSIQEAGVIPSKLSVMNPNSDLDALKGERGVYFFPERFVSRQDLINWKAQLEYELVPGVEEKIVKAKVDFMDVREVSLNASPELFVDIMAGDSSILRKVFGQSKRFQPKKPSTKAQAVVAVASGRMTESIYAELSRLEAENSSRKAEMEEIRLELLGKGDIQSFWDEKLEKEMARGLEVERAYIASVHNLELEKIVQENNLAKYLKEKAAIDCQRQLLLSLREEVSEMSERLAWEKANYIAEQRKLQDMHSDLQTKWEGMWDAKSLLEAEKEAVRILRSWVEDEARKNQARAKVLEEVGRRWKWESQA, encoded by the exons ATGTGCTCCTCTCCATTTCCTTCTCCCCTAGTACTTCCCACCAACCGTCGCTCTTTCTTGCGCAGTATTCGCACTGATGTTTCCATTTTCAATTCATTGAAGGCGTCTCTAGATCATCACAGATCCAGAAAACATAGACTTCGTTTGGCTGCGTCCGTTGCTGAGAGAAACCTCGGGTTCTCGTGGTTTGCTCCGGACAATCGGGGAAATGATGACTGCGGCGGTTGGGCAATTGTTGAGTCTCCTGTTGAGAAGAAGACGGGAAAGAAGA GATTGCCTACATTTGTGTTTGGGGTTATTGGGATTTCAGTTACAGCTCTAATTGCAGCCATGGCTCACTTCTCAATGACAAGAAAAG GTTTTAAGTTTCAGTTTAGTAGTGCATTGCATGCTTTGCCCGGTTTATTAATGCATGATGAAATTAAAGCCAATGGGACCGAAAAAGCGGAGACTGATGGATCTGATGTGGAAGCCTTGGTTTTAGAGACAAACCCAGACTATAGATGTAATGCAACAAGTGACACTGTGTCATCAG CTGTGGAGAAACTTGAACGTGTTATAATTCCAGTTGCTGTGGATTCTACTCAACAAGAAGCTCTACTGGTTCTTAAGAAACTGAAG ATCATTGAAGAAAATGTCAAGGCAGATGAATTGTGCACTAGAAGGGAGTATGCAAGGTGGTTGGTTCAAGCAAATTCATTATTGGAAAG AAATCCCAAGCACAGGATTGTTCCATCTGTTTTACTTTCTGGGTTCATTGTTGCTGCATTTGATGATGTGAGCATCTTCGACCCAGATTTTTGGTCTATTCAAG AGGCCGGTGTCATTCCCAGCAAGCTATCAGTAATGAACCCCAATTCTGATCTGGATGCTTTAAAAGGTGAACGAGGTGTCTATTTTTTCCCAGAAAG GTTCGTATCTCGACAGGATCTGATAAACTGGAAAGCCCAGCTGGAGTATGAATTGGTGCCAGGAGTAGAAGAAAAG ATAGTTAAAGCAAAAGTCGACTTTATGGATGTGAGGGAGGTCAGTTTAAATGCATCACCAGAACTTTTTGTGGATATCATGGCGGGTGACAGTAGCATACTCAGAAAAGTTTttg GACAGAGCAAGCGGTTTCAACCAAAGAAACCTTCCACAAAAGCACAAGCAGTGGTGGCAGTAGCCAGTGGCAGGATGACAGAATCAATATATGCTGAGCTGTCACGACTTGAAGCTGAGAACTCTTCTAGGAAAGCTGAGATGGAAGAAATTAGGCTTGAGTTGCTTGGCAAAGGAGATATACAAAGCTTTTGGGATGAGAAGCTGGAAAAAGAGATGGCCCGTGGTTTAGAAGTGGAGAGGGCTTACATTGCTTCTGTGCATAATTTGGAACTGGAGAAGATTGTTCAGGAGAATAATCTTGCCAAGTATTTGAAGGAGAAGGCAGCTATTGACTGCCAGAGGCAACTGCTTCTCAGTCTCCGGGAAGAAGTGAGTGAAATGTCAGAAAGGCTTGCATGGGAGAAGGCTAATTATATAGCTGAGCAGCGTAAATTGCAGGATATGCATAGTGATTTACAGACCAAGTGGGAAGGTATGTGGGATGCAAAATCTCTGTTGGAAGCTGAGAAAGAAGCTGTACGAATTCTAAG ATCTTGGGTAGAAGATGAAGCGAGGAAAAACCAAGCTCGTGCGAAGGTTCTCGAGGAAGTCGGACGAAGGTGGAAATGGGAGAGCCAAGCATAG
- the LOC131153395 gene encoding uncharacterized protein LOC131153395 isoform X5 codes for MAHFSMTRKGFKFQFSSALHALPGLLMHDEIKANGTEKAETDGSDVEALVLETNPDYRCNATSDTVSSAAVEKLERVIIPVAVDSTQQEALLVLKKLKIIEENVKADELCTRREYARWLVQANSLLERNPKHRIVPSVLLSGFIVAAFDDVSIFDPDFWSIQALAEAGVIPSKLSVMNPNSDLDALKGERGVYFFPERFVSRQDLINWKAQLEYELVPGVEEKIVKAKVDFMDVREVSLNASPELFVDIMAGDSSILRKVFGQSKRFQPKKPSTKAQAVVAVASGRMTESIYAELSRLEAENSSRKAEMEEIRLELLGKGDIQSFWDEKLEKEMARGLEVERAYIASVHNLELEKIVQENNLAKYLKEKAAIDCQRQLLLSLREEVSEMSERLAWEKANYIAEQRKLQDMHSDLQTKWEGMWDAKSLLEAEKEAVRILRSWVEDEARKNQARAKVLEEVGRRWKWESQA; via the exons ATGGCTCACTTCTCAATGACAAGAAAAG GTTTTAAGTTTCAGTTTAGTAGTGCATTGCATGCTTTGCCCGGTTTATTAATGCATGATGAAATTAAAGCCAATGGGACCGAAAAAGCGGAGACTGATGGATCTGATGTGGAAGCCTTGGTTTTAGAGACAAACCCAGACTATAGATGTAATGCAACAAGTGACACTGTGTCATCAG CAGCTGTGGAGAAACTTGAACGTGTTATAATTCCAGTTGCTGTGGATTCTACTCAACAAGAAGCTCTACTGGTTCTTAAGAAACTGAAG ATCATTGAAGAAAATGTCAAGGCAGATGAATTGTGCACTAGAAGGGAGTATGCAAGGTGGTTGGTTCAAGCAAATTCATTATTGGAAAG AAATCCCAAGCACAGGATTGTTCCATCTGTTTTACTTTCTGGGTTCATTGTTGCTGCATTTGATGATGTGAGCATCTTCGACCCAGATTTTTGGTCTATTCAAG CTCTAGCAGAGGCCGGTGTCATTCCCAGCAAGCTATCAGTAATGAACCCCAATTCTGATCTGGATGCTTTAAAAGGTGAACGAGGTGTCTATTTTTTCCCAGAAAG GTTCGTATCTCGACAGGATCTGATAAACTGGAAAGCCCAGCTGGAGTATGAATTGGTGCCAGGAGTAGAAGAAAAG ATAGTTAAAGCAAAAGTCGACTTTATGGATGTGAGGGAGGTCAGTTTAAATGCATCACCAGAACTTTTTGTGGATATCATGGCGGGTGACAGTAGCATACTCAGAAAAGTTTttg GACAGAGCAAGCGGTTTCAACCAAAGAAACCTTCCACAAAAGCACAAGCAGTGGTGGCAGTAGCCAGTGGCAGGATGACAGAATCAATATATGCTGAGCTGTCACGACTTGAAGCTGAGAACTCTTCTAGGAAAGCTGAGATGGAAGAAATTAGGCTTGAGTTGCTTGGCAAAGGAGATATACAAAGCTTTTGGGATGAGAAGCTGGAAAAAGAGATGGCCCGTGGTTTAGAAGTGGAGAGGGCTTACATTGCTTCTGTGCATAATTTGGAACTGGAGAAGATTGTTCAGGAGAATAATCTTGCCAAGTATTTGAAGGAGAAGGCAGCTATTGACTGCCAGAGGCAACTGCTTCTCAGTCTCCGGGAAGAAGTGAGTGAAATGTCAGAAAGGCTTGCATGGGAGAAGGCTAATTATATAGCTGAGCAGCGTAAATTGCAGGATATGCATAGTGATTTACAGACCAAGTGGGAAGGTATGTGGGATGCAAAATCTCTGTTGGAAGCTGAGAAAGAAGCTGTACGAATTCTAAG ATCTTGGGTAGAAGATGAAGCGAGGAAAAACCAAGCTCGTGCGAAGGTTCTCGAGGAAGTCGGACGAAGGTGGAAATGGGAGAGCCAAGCATAG